A window of the Streptomyces sp. JB150 genome harbors these coding sequences:
- a CDS encoding peptidoglycan-binding protein, with product METPVFAELDPPRDCDCPGCVTARRALPPSPGGLSLTPRAVAVTAATAAALAAAPTPAPALAASHAPQHPGVPAGDEPETPQGSKAPLHGPAGKPATPNLPARAPATTRAEIIRRAKTWVAARVPYSMTRYWADGYRQDCSGFVSMAWGLPGNEWTGTLHQYGVRIGKDELQPGDILLFHNPADPERGSHVVIFGGWTDHTRSFYIAYESTRPHARGQATPYAYWTHSDRYVAYRYKGLKASGTPGAQPGGAAGGGGGGGAGGGGGGSVATPFPGVAYFGPGANNPYVTLLGRMLVQRGAGRFYASGPGPRWTEADRRATQAFQLAQGWTGAAADGLPGPKTWDLLISGRGRDVTAGTAGVSGAQAGRVPAFPGRAMFRPGARNEYVTLLGRQLVKKGFGRYYTTGPGPLWGEADRRNVEAFQRAQGWRGGAADGYPGPETWRRLFS from the coding sequence ATGGAGACTCCGGTTTTCGCAGAGCTCGATCCCCCGCGCGACTGCGACTGCCCCGGCTGCGTCACCGCGCGCCGCGCCCTGCCGCCCTCTCCGGGGGGCCTTTCCCTCACCCCCCGTGCCGTGGCCGTCACCGCCGCGACGGCGGCCGCTCTCGCCGCGGCCCCCACGCCGGCACCGGCCCTCGCCGCCTCGCACGCCCCCCAGCACCCCGGCGTTCCCGCAGGTGACGAGCCCGAGACCCCGCAGGGGAGCAAGGCGCCCCTGCACGGCCCGGCGGGCAAACCGGCCACCCCGAACCTCCCGGCGAGGGCGCCCGCCACCACCCGGGCGGAGATCATCCGGCGGGCCAAGACCTGGGTCGCGGCGCGGGTGCCGTACAGCATGACCCGGTACTGGGCCGACGGGTACCGGCAGGACTGCTCCGGGTTCGTCTCCATGGCCTGGGGCCTGCCGGGCAACGAGTGGACGGGCACCCTGCACCAGTACGGCGTGCGCATCGGCAAGGACGAGCTGCAGCCCGGCGACATCCTCCTCTTCCACAATCCGGCGGACCCCGAGCGAGGCTCCCACGTGGTGATCTTCGGCGGCTGGACGGACCACACCCGTTCCTTCTACATCGCCTACGAGTCGACCCGCCCGCACGCCCGCGGGCAGGCCACCCCCTACGCCTACTGGACGCACTCCGACCGCTATGTCGCCTACCGCTACAAGGGGCTGAAGGCGTCGGGCACCCCGGGTGCCCAGCCGGGCGGGGCGGCCGGGGGAGGCGGTGGCGGAGGGGCCGGGGGAGGCGGGGGCGGCTCGGTGGCCACGCCCTTCCCCGGTGTGGCCTACTTCGGTCCCGGCGCGAACAACCCGTACGTCACCCTCCTCGGCCGGATGCTGGTCCAGCGCGGCGCCGGGCGCTTCTACGCCTCGGGGCCCGGCCCGCGCTGGACCGAGGCCGACCGCAGGGCGACCCAGGCGTTCCAGCTGGCCCAGGGCTGGACGGGCGCGGCGGCGGACGGGCTGCCCGGACCGAAGACCTGGGACCTGCTGATCAGCGGCCGGGGCCGGGACGTCACCGCGGGGACGGCGGGCGTGTCAGGGGCCCAGGCGGGGCGGGTCCCGGCCTTCCCCGGCCGGGCGATGTTCCGGCCGGGCGCCCGCAACGAGTACGTCACGCTGCTCGGCCGGCAGCTCGTGAAGAAGGGGTTCGGCCGGTACTACACCACCGGGCCCGGAC
- a CDS encoding cellulose synthase catalytic subunit — protein sequence MTSTPTGARQNFDPSQTTQLRVPGHRLGTTGTFRRIKKTLPKYDYEHYSRLAGPLTQPDPNKPYTVQYRSLISQEPHRIRVALMLMAAPVLSVVLLVWLLQPEHWTERDYPAYDFLPALDVVMLVSIGLIEFFRCMNVVSNAHATLVARDPVPVVPETGTRVAFLTSFVPGKEPLEMVTKTLEAAVRIRHRGVMHVWLLDEGDDPEVKEVCARLGVRHFSRKGVAKWNQAKGPHRAKTKHGNYNAWLDAHGDDYDYFASVDTDHVPLPNYLERMLGFFRDPDVGFVIGPQVYGNYDNFVTKAAESQQFLFHALIQRAGNRYGGPMFVGTSNAVRIKALKQIGGLYDSITEDMATGFEMHRHKNPATGRKWKSVYTPDVLAVGEGPSAWTDFFTQQMRWSRGTYETILKQYWKGWYSLPPSKLFNYTMMIIFYPMSALNWILAALSCALFLGLGASGVNIDPTVWLMLYGNASALQIGLYVWNRRHNVSPHEPEGSGGVAGMVMSALSAPLYAKALIDSVLRRKSKFVVTPKGDSASPDRWLGTFRYHWYFIVIFGASIVAGFVLGNAHPAMVVWALFAMLITAFPVFVWRHELRQARKKPAARHARAAAEPHRTQPLPIPQQQSVPQQPAAPHAPQPRPTWAGADAGNGGDNDQTMQIALGGLGGRKE from the coding sequence ATGACGTCGACGCCGACGGGCGCCCGGCAGAACTTCGACCCGTCCCAGACCACTCAGCTGAGGGTGCCGGGGCACCGGCTGGGCACCACCGGGACTTTCCGGCGCATCAAGAAGACGCTGCCGAAGTACGACTACGAGCACTACAGCCGGCTCGCGGGTCCCCTCACCCAGCCCGACCCGAACAAGCCGTACACGGTGCAGTACCGCTCCCTGATCTCCCAGGAGCCGCACCGGATACGGGTGGCCCTGATGCTGATGGCCGCGCCGGTGCTCTCGGTGGTCCTGCTGGTCTGGCTGCTCCAGCCGGAGCACTGGACCGAGCGGGACTACCCGGCGTACGACTTCCTGCCCGCGCTCGACGTCGTCATGCTGGTCTCGATCGGTCTGATCGAGTTCTTCCGCTGCATGAACGTGGTGTCCAACGCGCACGCCACGCTGGTCGCCCGCGACCCGGTCCCGGTGGTCCCGGAGACCGGCACCAGAGTGGCCTTCCTCACCTCCTTCGTGCCCGGCAAGGAGCCGCTGGAGATGGTGACGAAGACCCTGGAGGCGGCCGTGCGGATCCGCCACCGGGGCGTGATGCACGTCTGGCTGCTCGACGAGGGCGACGACCCGGAGGTCAAGGAGGTCTGCGCCCGGCTCGGCGTGCGCCACTTCTCCCGCAAGGGCGTCGCGAAGTGGAACCAGGCCAAGGGACCGCACCGCGCCAAGACCAAGCACGGCAACTACAACGCCTGGCTCGACGCGCACGGCGACGACTACGACTACTTCGCCTCCGTCGACACCGACCACGTGCCGCTGCCCAACTACCTGGAGCGGATGCTCGGCTTCTTCCGCGACCCGGACGTCGGCTTCGTCATCGGCCCGCAGGTGTACGGCAACTACGACAACTTCGTCACCAAGGCCGCCGAGTCGCAGCAGTTCCTCTTCCACGCGCTGATCCAGCGGGCCGGCAACCGCTACGGCGGCCCCATGTTCGTCGGCACCTCCAACGCGGTGCGCATCAAGGCGCTCAAGCAGATCGGCGGCCTGTACGACTCGATCACCGAGGACATGGCCACCGGCTTCGAGATGCACCGCCACAAGAACCCGGCCACCGGCCGCAAGTGGAAGTCGGTCTACACCCCGGACGTGCTCGCCGTCGGCGAGGGCCCGAGCGCCTGGACGGACTTCTTCACCCAGCAGATGCGCTGGTCGCGCGGCACGTACGAGACGATCCTCAAGCAGTACTGGAAGGGCTGGTACTCGCTGCCGCCGAGCAAGCTCTTCAACTACACGATGATGATCATCTTCTACCCGATGTCCGCCCTGAACTGGATCCTGGCGGCGCTCAGCTGCGCCCTGTTCCTGGGCCTGGGCGCCTCGGGTGTGAACATCGACCCCACCGTGTGGCTGATGCTCTACGGCAACGCGTCCGCGCTCCAGATCGGCCTGTACGTCTGGAACCGCCGCCACAACGTCTCGCCGCACGAGCCGGAGGGCTCCGGCGGTGTCGCCGGCATGGTGATGTCCGCGCTGTCCGCGCCGCTGTACGCCAAGGCGCTGATCGACTCCGTGCTGCGCCGCAAGAGCAAGTTCGTGGTGACGCCCAAGGGCGACTCGGCCAGCCCGGACCGCTGGCTCGGCACCTTCCGGTACCACTGGTACTTCATCGTGATCTTCGGCGCCTCGATCGTCGCCGGGTTCGTCCTCGGCAACGCCCACCCGGCGATGGTCGTCTGGGCCCTGTTCGCGATGCTGATCACCGCCTTCCCCGTCTTCGTCTGGCGTCACGAACTGCGGCAGGCCAGGAAGAAGCCCGCGGCGAGGCATGCGCGGGCCGCCGCCGAGCCGCACCGGACGCAGCCGCTGCCCATCCCGCAGCAGCAGTCCGTCCCGCAGCAGCCCGCCGCGCCGCACGCCCCGCAGCCCCGGCCCACCTGGGCCGGCGCCGACGCGGGAAACGGCGGGGACAACGACCAGACCATGCAGATCGCCCTTGGTGGACTTGGGGGACGTAAGGAATGA
- a CDS encoding kelch motif-containing protein, whose protein sequence is MKDRAGRRRARRFAIGTAVVVALAGMNGPWLYRFGTEKYHQYQINRPEYKAENGHWEIVEFPEEYRLNTIHAALLRTGKVLLVAGSGNNQDNFDAKKYDTRIWDPVKGTIKKVPTPNDLFCTGHTQLANGNLLIAGGTKRYEKLKGDVTKAGGLMIVHNENPDKPITLPAGTKFTGKENGKTFVSQDPVLVPRAKKVFDPATGRFLRNDPGLGRIYVEAQKSGAKYETGTQDNYRVQGLTGADARNTYGIAQKLALDKKDFQGIRDAYEFDVVAEKYIKVDPMKEARWYPTLTTLSDGKILSVSGLDDIGQLVPGKNEIYDPKTKKWAYTGKVRQFPTYPALFLMQNGKIFYSGSNAGYGPDDVGRDPGVWDVDRNTFTKIPGMSDADRLETSGTVLLPPAQDEKYMVIGGGGVGESKLSSEKTRIVDLKADRPRFVDGPSLDKGTRYPQASILPDDSVLVSGGSEDYRGRGDSNILEARLYHPDGNSFERVADPLVGRNYHSGSILLPDGSVMFFGSDSLFADKANTKPGKFEQRIEIYRPPYLFRGSRPSLSGGPQTIERGESGTFTSSDASSIKKVRLIRPSASTHVTDVDQRSIALHFTTSGDKVTVTVPENRNLVQAGWYMLFVDDERGTPSEAQWVRVP, encoded by the coding sequence ATGAAAGACCGTGCCGGCCGCCGCCGCGCCCGTCGATTCGCGATAGGCACGGCGGTGGTAGTCGCGCTGGCCGGGATGAACGGACCGTGGCTCTACCGCTTCGGTACCGAGAAGTACCACCAGTACCAGATCAACCGACCCGAGTACAAAGCGGAGAACGGCCACTGGGAGATCGTCGAATTTCCCGAGGAATACCGGCTGAACACCATTCACGCGGCGCTGCTGCGCACCGGCAAGGTGCTGCTCGTCGCGGGGTCGGGAAACAACCAGGACAACTTCGACGCGAAGAAGTACGACACCCGGATCTGGGACCCGGTGAAGGGCACCATCAAGAAGGTGCCGACGCCCAACGACCTGTTCTGCACCGGGCACACACAGCTGGCGAACGGCAATCTGCTCATCGCCGGCGGCACGAAGCGGTACGAGAAGCTCAAGGGTGACGTCACCAAGGCCGGCGGCCTGATGATCGTCCACAACGAGAACCCGGACAAGCCGATCACGCTGCCCGCCGGCACCAAGTTCACCGGCAAGGAGAACGGCAAGACGTTCGTCTCCCAGGACCCGGTGCTGGTGCCGCGCGCGAAGAAGGTCTTCGACCCGGCCACCGGCCGGTTCCTGCGCAACGACCCGGGCCTCGGACGCATCTACGTCGAGGCGCAGAAGAGCGGCGCGAAGTACGAGACCGGTACCCAGGACAACTACCGCGTGCAGGGCCTGACCGGCGCCGACGCCCGCAACACCTACGGCATCGCGCAGAAACTCGCCCTGGACAAGAAGGACTTCCAAGGCATCCGGGACGCCTACGAGTTCGACGTGGTCGCCGAGAAGTACATCAAGGTCGACCCGATGAAGGAGGCCCGCTGGTACCCGACGCTCACCACGCTGAGCGACGGGAAGATCCTCAGCGTCTCCGGGCTGGACGACATCGGCCAGCTGGTGCCGGGCAAGAACGAGATCTACGACCCGAAGACGAAGAAGTGGGCGTACACCGGCAAGGTCCGCCAGTTCCCGACGTATCCGGCGCTGTTCCTGATGCAGAACGGGAAGATCTTCTACTCGGGGTCCAACGCGGGCTACGGCCCGGACGACGTGGGGCGTGACCCGGGTGTCTGGGACGTGGACCGCAACACGTTCACGAAGATCCCCGGCATGAGCGACGCCGACCGGCTGGAGACCTCCGGGACGGTGCTGCTGCCGCCCGCACAGGACGAGAAGTACATGGTGATCGGCGGTGGCGGGGTCGGCGAGTCCAAGCTGTCCAGCGAGAAGACCCGGATCGTGGATCTGAAGGCGGACCGGCCGCGGTTCGTGGACGGGCCGTCGCTGGACAAGGGCACGCGCTACCCGCAGGCGTCGATCCTGCCGGACGACAGCGTGCTGGTGTCCGGCGGCTCGGAGGACTACCGGGGACGGGGCGACTCCAACATCCTCGAGGCGCGGCTCTACCACCCGGACGGCAACTCCTTCGAGCGGGTCGCCGACCCCCTGGTCGGGCGGAACTACCACTCCGGGTCGATCCTGCTGCCGGACGGGTCCGTGATGTTCTTCGGCTCCGACTCGCTGTTCGCGGACAAGGCGAACACCAAGCCGGGGAAGTTCGAGCAGCGGATCGAGATCTACCGGCCGCCGTATCTGTTCCGCGGGTCGCGGCCCTCGCTGTCCGGGGGGCCGCAGACGATCGAGCGCGGGGAGTCGGGGACGTTCACCTCCTCGGACGCCTCGTCCATCAAGAAGGTGCGGCTGATCCGGCCGAGCGCGTCCACGCATGTGACGGACGTGGACCAGCGGTCCATCGCGCTGCACTTCACGACGTCCGGGGACAAGGTGACCGTGACGGTGCCGGAGAACCGGAACCTGGTGCAGGCGGGGTGGTACATGCTGTTCGTCGACGACGAGCGGGGGACGCCGTCCGAGGCGCAGTGGGTTCGGGTGCCGTAG
- a CDS encoding glycoside hydrolase family 6 protein has product MYGSRGAAGVRATAAVLGAALLIAGCSSDDEEESAHGAAAGITQQPRSITPFWVNPDGNAARQVAAYEKAGKKAEAGQIRKIAQQPTGEWISPENPEEQARGFTEAAARADRTALLVLYNIPHRDCGQFSGGGAADGDAYRAFVDRVARGIGDRPATVVLEPDAVLHMVDNCTAPEYHEERYDLLKGAVTTLKSLKNTKVYLDAGNAGWGHPDQIFEPLKRAGIDQADGFSVNVSNFYTTQDSIAYGKELSAKVGGKPFVIDTSRNGNGPYTEGKPDERWCNPPGRALGETPTTKTADPLVDAYLWIKRPGESDGECKGGPKAGEWWPEYALKLARASRS; this is encoded by the coding sequence ATGTACGGCAGCAGGGGGGCGGCCGGAGTGCGGGCGACCGCGGCGGTGCTGGGGGCGGCACTGCTGATCGCGGGATGCTCCTCCGACGACGAGGAGGAATCCGCGCACGGGGCGGCGGCGGGCATCACCCAGCAGCCCAGGAGCATCACCCCGTTCTGGGTCAACCCGGACGGCAACGCGGCCCGGCAGGTCGCCGCCTACGAGAAGGCCGGCAAGAAGGCCGAGGCCGGGCAGATCCGCAAGATAGCCCAGCAGCCGACCGGTGAGTGGATCAGCCCCGAGAACCCCGAGGAGCAGGCGCGCGGCTTCACCGAGGCCGCCGCCCGGGCCGACCGCACCGCGCTGCTCGTCCTCTACAACATCCCGCACCGCGACTGCGGCCAGTTCTCCGGCGGCGGCGCCGCCGACGGCGACGCCTACCGCGCGTTCGTCGACCGCGTCGCCCGGGGCATCGGCGACCGCCCCGCGACGGTCGTCCTGGAACCGGACGCCGTCCTGCACATGGTCGACAACTGCACGGCGCCCGAGTACCACGAGGAGCGCTACGACCTGCTCAAGGGCGCCGTCACCACCCTGAAGTCCCTGAAGAACACCAAGGTCTACCTGGACGCGGGCAACGCCGGCTGGGGCCACCCCGACCAGATCTTCGAGCCCCTCAAGCGGGCCGGCATCGACCAGGCCGACGGCTTCTCCGTCAACGTCTCGAACTTCTACACGACCCAGGACTCCATCGCCTACGGCAAGGAACTGTCCGCCAAGGTCGGCGGCAAGCCCTTCGTCATCGACACCAGCCGCAACGGCAACGGCCCCTACACCGAGGGCAAACCGGACGAGCGCTGGTGCAACCCCCCGGGCCGCGCCCTGGGCGAGACCCCCACCACCAAGACGGCCGACCCCTTGGTCGACGCCTACCTGTGGATCAAACGCCCCGGAGAGTCGGACGGCGAATGCAAGGGCGGCCCGAAGGCGGGCGAGTGGTGGCCGGAGTACGCATTGAAGCTCGCCCGGGCATCGAGGAGTTAG
- a CDS encoding class F sortase produces MSDREHTTGTGRLIAGVAWAVLLLGLWLWGREATDVGHGISGPKTGDMAAVGRPPDVRLPPARSPLGEALPQRLDIPGLGIQAPVVARGLDAQGAVDPPPYDQPGVVGWYAAGAAPGAAGTAVMVGHVDTETRPAVFYKLSALRAGHTVRVVRDDGTVAEFTVDDIQVVTRDRFDAQQAYGPREDGRAELRLITCGGSFDQASRSYTANVIVSAYLTGTVL; encoded by the coding sequence ATGTCCGACCGGGAACACACCACGGGCACCGGACGGCTGATCGCCGGCGTGGCCTGGGCGGTACTGCTGCTCGGGCTGTGGCTGTGGGGCCGCGAGGCGACCGACGTGGGGCACGGCATATCCGGGCCGAAGACCGGTGACATGGCGGCGGTCGGGCGTCCCCCGGACGTCCGGCTGCCACCCGCCCGCAGCCCGCTCGGCGAGGCGCTGCCCCAGCGCCTCGACATCCCCGGGCTCGGCATCCAGGCACCGGTGGTCGCCCGCGGCCTCGACGCCCAGGGCGCCGTCGACCCGCCGCCGTACGACCAGCCGGGCGTCGTCGGCTGGTACGCGGCCGGCGCCGCACCGGGCGCGGCCGGCACCGCGGTGATGGTCGGCCACGTCGACACCGAGACCCGGCCCGCCGTCTTCTACAAGCTCAGCGCCCTGCGCGCCGGACACACCGTGCGGGTCGTCCGCGACGACGGAACGGTCGCCGAGTTCACCGTCGACGACATCCAGGTCGTCACCCGCGACCGCTTCGACGCCCAGCAGGCCTACGGGCCGCGCGAGGACGGCCGCGCCGAACTGCGGCTCATCACCTGCGGCGGCAGCTTCGACCAGGCGAGCCGCAGCTACACCGCCAACGTGATCGTCTCCGCCTACCTCACCGGCACGGTCCTCTGA